The DNA region CAAGATCCAGCGGAAGCGATTAAAGCCTAAACTGCTTTTGGCGATTGTGCCGGAGCGATAGCTTGACAAGACCCGCAGTGGATTTCCACCGCGGGTCTCTTGTTTCAAAGACTTGTAATGCCTACAATCGACCCCCATAGTGACAAGTATCTAGCCAAAAAATAAAGAACAACGGAGTACCATACTTATGGCTGAAGCCAAACATTGCCGCCTGCTGATCCTCGGCTCAGGTCCAGCGGGTTACACTGCAGCTGTGTATGCGGCACGCGCAAACTTAAATCCTGTGTTAGTGACAGGCATGCAGCAAGGCGGTCAGTTGACCACCACCACTGAAGTAGAAAACTGGCCAGGTGACCCAGAAGGTCTCACCGGCCCTGATTTGATGGTTCGTATGCAGCAGCACGCAGAAAAATTTAATACTGAAATGATTTTTGATCATATCAATCGCGTGGATTTCTCTAGCAAGCCATTAAAGTTATTCGGTGACTCTGGCGAATACACTGCCGATGCTGTGATTATTGCAACCGGTGCTTCAGCAAAATATCTTGGATTACCTTCGGAAGAAGCCTTTATGGGTCGCGGTGTTTCTGCTTGTGCAACCTGTGACGGTTTCTTCTATCGTAATCAGAAAGTTGCTGTAGTTGGCGGTGGTAACACCGCCGTTGAAGAAGCGCTTTATTTAGCCAATATTGCCAGTGAAGTTCACGTCATTCATCGCCGTGATAGCTTCCGTGCTGAGAAGATCTTGGTTGATCGTTTGATGGACAAAGCGACCAACGGCAACGTTACCTTGCATCTCAACAAAACACTAGACGAAGTGTTGGGCGACGATGCTGGCGTAACTGGTGTTCGCATCAAAGATACGCAAGATGGCGCGTTCTCAGAACTTGACGTGATGGGTTGCTTTATTGCTATTGGTCATCAGCCAAACACGGGGATTTTTGCGGAACAGCTTGAAATGCACGATGGCTATATTGTCGTGAAATCAGGTTTACACGGCAATGCAACCGCCACAAGCGTTCCTGGTGTGTTCGCTGCCGGCGACGTAATGGATCATATCTATCGCCAAGCAATTACCTCTGCAGGTACTGGTTGTATGGCAGCACTTGATGCAGAACGTTACCTTGATGGTTTAACCAAAGCTTAATCGCCTTGGTTCAGAATTTGGTTCATAGAGAGAACTCTGGTGTTATTTGAACTGACGACCGATTCGGTCTGGTTTCCATCGCCAGAGTTCGCTTTACGCGAACCTGATGGTTTGCTCGCGTTCGGCGGCGATTTATCTCCAGAACGCCTTATCGAAGCCTATAACCATGGTATTTTCCCTTGGTACAGCTCTGAAGACCCTATTTTGTGGTGGAGCCCCAACCCGCGTACCATATTTACTGCCGAAAGCCTTCACGTCAGTCGTTCAATGAAACGCTTTTTGAAACACACCGATTTCCAGGTGACTTTGAACAATGCCTTTAACGAAGTTATAAAAGCCTGTGCCGATGTTCATGAACAAGCAAATCGCGGCGTATGGATACACCCAGAAATGCAGGCCGCTTATAATGTACTTCATCAATTGGGGCACGCTCATTCGGTAGAAGTCTGGCACGATAGTCAGTTAGTTGGTGGGTTATATGGTATTGGTGTTGGAAATATTTTCTGCGCCGAGAGTATGTTTCACACTCAAACCAACGCCAGTAAAGCTGCCCTGTTAATTTTTGCGCAAGAATTTTTCGATGCCGGCGGCGAATTAATCGATGCTCAAATTCGTAACGAGCATACGGCAAGCCTTGGTGCTCACGATATTTCGCGACAGCAGTATCTGCACAAATTACACACACAAAAGAATACATTGCGTACAAATTTCTGGACACCAACGTGCTTAAAAGCTTGAACAATCACGATAAGCAGTGGCAATTGTCATGAAAAACGGCTAAAATTCTGCCACTTTTCGCGGCGTAAGCCTTATCTACGTTAGCAACTTAATAAAATTTGCGAGTTCATCGCATCATTAGAAAATTTATCGAGGACTTGAATGGCAAAAGAAGACAGTATTGAAATGCAAGGCACGGTATTAGAAACCCTGCCGAATACAATGTTTCGTGTTGAGCTAGAAAACGGCCACGTGGTGACCGCTCATATCTCTGGCAAAATGCGTAAACACTACATTCGCATTTTAACCGGTGACACTGTCACGGTGCAGCTTACTCCATATGACCTAACGAAAGGCCGTATCGTCTTCCGCGCCCGTTAATTCAGGCCACTCGCGGTTCAATCAGTGGTTGAACCGCGCGCCTCCCGCTCTTCAATTTTAAGTTCCAACTGGCCTTTAGCAACAGACACGTTGACCGCACCACCATGTGCAAGCTTACCGAACAAAATTTCGTTCGCTAATGGTTTTTTCAAGTGTTCTTGAATGACACGCGCCATTGGACGAGCCCCCATCGCTTTGTCGTAGCCTTTTTCCGCTAACCAACGAATTGCAGCTGGTTCAAGTTCAAGTGACACATGCTTTTTATCCAATTGTGCTTGTAGCTCACAGATAAACTTATCAACCACCTGCTCTATCACTTCTTGATTCAAGTGATTAAACCAGACTATGCCATCTAATCGATTGCGAAACTCTGGTGAGAATGTTCGGTTAATTTCGGCCATCGCATCTGGCGCATGGTCTTGCTGCTGAAAACCAATGGATTGACGCACTGTTTCTTGCACGCCGGCATTGGTTGTCATTACCACAATCACATTACGGAAATCCGCTTTACGGCCGTTATTGTCGGTCAAAGTTCCGTGATCCATCACTTGCAACAGAATGTTATAAATGTCGCTATGCGCTTTCTCAATTTCATCTAATAGCAATACGCAATGTGGGTGTTTGATTACGGCGTCTGTCAGCAAGCCACCTTGTTCAAATCCGACATAACCTGGCGGTGCGCCAATTAAGCGGCTCACGGCATGACGCTCCATGTATTCCGACATATCAAAGCGAACAAATTCGATTCCCAATA from Pseudidiomarina andamanensis includes:
- the trxB gene encoding thioredoxin-disulfide reductase, with the translated sequence MAEAKHCRLLILGSGPAGYTAAVYAARANLNPVLVTGMQQGGQLTTTTEVENWPGDPEGLTGPDLMVRMQQHAEKFNTEMIFDHINRVDFSSKPLKLFGDSGEYTADAVIIATGASAKYLGLPSEEAFMGRGVSACATCDGFFYRNQKVAVVGGGNTAVEEALYLANIASEVHVIHRRDSFRAEKILVDRLMDKATNGNVTLHLNKTLDEVLGDDAGVTGVRIKDTQDGAFSELDVMGCFIAIGHQPNTGIFAEQLEMHDGYIVVKSGLHGNATATSVPGVFAAGDVMDHIYRQAITSAGTGCMAALDAERYLDGLTKA
- the aat gene encoding leucyl/phenylalanyl-tRNA--protein transferase; this encodes MLFELTTDSVWFPSPEFALREPDGLLAFGGDLSPERLIEAYNHGIFPWYSSEDPILWWSPNPRTIFTAESLHVSRSMKRFLKHTDFQVTLNNAFNEVIKACADVHEQANRGVWIHPEMQAAYNVLHQLGHAHSVEVWHDSQLVGGLYGIGVGNIFCAESMFHTQTNASKAALLIFAQEFFDAGGELIDAQIRNEHTASLGAHDISRQQYLHKLHTQKNTLRTNFWTPTCLKA
- the infA gene encoding translation initiation factor IF-1, which codes for MAKEDSIEMQGTVLETLPNTMFRVELENGHVVTAHISGKMRKHYIRILTGDTVTVQLTPYDLTKGRIVFRAR